One Sparus aurata chromosome 23, fSpaAur1.1, whole genome shotgun sequence genomic window, TGTAAATAGTATGGTATTATTTCAGATGTTTTCACACCTATATTAGCCAGAATTTAAACTACATGTCTCAATGTGACTGAATTTGTGtcctttgtgtgtttatgtcacaGGTTTACATCTCAGAGATCTCCCACAAAAAAGTGAGAGGAGCGTTGGGCTCCTGCCCGCAAATCACTGCTGTGTTTGGGTCCTTGTCCCTCTACGCCCTGGGTAGGAACATACCAATACTGCTGAGTTAAAATAGCACAACATTTTATGTAATCTATGTTAAACCAGTTTTCtgccagaataaaaaaaaaacacactgtcaaATTGCAAAATAAGCCCAGAAATGCAACAGCTTCCATAGACCACAATGCAATATTGTCATGATCTCAATATCAACTATCATGTACAGGTCTGGTGGTATCGTGGCGGTGGCTGGCAGTGGCGGGGGGGCTGCCAGCGGTGCTGATGGTTGTGCTGCTGGTGTTCATGCCCTCCTCCCCAAGGAGGCTCCTCTCTCTgggcagagagcagcaggctgAGAAGGCCCTCCGCTGGCTGAGAGGAAAAGACTACGACACACAAACTGAGCTCCGAGACATACAGGTAAGAGtcacaaaacaactacatgtGTCTCTAGTGGTTTACCTTTTTGAAGCAAAGAActtttttatttgagttttataaatacatttttaaaagtatgtttatctgtgtgtctCCCAATACAGCACAGCATCAGCATACAGGGTAAAGTCACATGGTCGGAGCTGGCCACACCCATCTTCTACCGGCCAATCCTCATCGCAGTGGTGATGCGTTTCCTGCAGCAGATGACCGGCATCACACCCATCCTGGTCTACCTGGAGACCATCTTTTCCAAATTCAATGTCCCCCTGGAGCCCAGGTTGGACATCTACTCTATTTATCTGTATCTATTATTAGATATTAATAgtctttttttggttgttttcattgttttactttcaatcatgtcattaatcattcattttaatCATGCAAAATTTGCGgaatatttactttttaatgACGCAAGTGTATTTATCTGCCCTCAAGCAATGTGCAAAACACAAATTTCACGGTGTTTGCTGTGTTAATTAATTGCATTTTGCTCCAAATTTTGACCCATCCATGTTCTATGTCTGTCAGGTACGATGCTGCCCTTGTGGGTGTGGTCCGCATCATTTCTGTTGCCATTGCAGCTGTTTTAATGGACAGGGCGGGACGCAAAGCCTTGCTGTACACGTCAAGCATGCTGATGTTCGTGTCCAGTCTGACTCTGACCATGATCTCCCACACCACAGCTTGCCCTCCAGGTCCCGTCCCTCCTAATGGCACTGTGAGTCTGGACTACAGCCTCCAAAGTGACGGTGGAAACATCGCAGCAGGCATCATCCCTGTCATTAGCACCATGGTGTTTATATTTGGTGAGTTTTGCCAGCGAGTCATGTTGTTGAAAAACCATGCTCTGAAATATCTTGATTGGGCCCATTGCCAGGAACTTTACTTCAGATATTTATAGTCTGATTTTGTCGAAAGTGATCTTTTTTGATAATAGAACAGGTCTAGGTGGTATATAAACaccttaaaaatataaaaacaagatGGAGAAATGCCCTATCcagatgttgaaacatgttgggcagtgcctgctcaggcctgtgagagctgaccaagcagagcagactgggttttCCAAGAGGGCAGTTGCATGGGAAcatcaattttttaaaaaaagaaaaaaacactattgCTAAGTGTGAGCCTTTTTGCATACTAAAATTAGCATTTTCAACGCAGCTTTTGGTCCATTACAGCTACATTGTCCATTACAGCTCAAATTGACAATGTAAGCACAAACAAGCACAAGTGTACAGTTAACTTGTTTGTTGGGCAAAGATTTGAAAACCTGTCAGGCTTGTGTCTTTGTATATAACAAAGCTGCTGCGTGTCTTGTTTCAACATGTTAAGAACTGTTATGTCCTCAGGTCATTTTATTATACTTAGCTCAGCATCACTAACTGCTTTCTGTTACACATCAGCGTCCTCATGCTCAGAAAACCTGTCTCTGCCTGTGTAGTTAAATTGGTTTCAATTATATTCTCACACCTTACTTAATTGGGAAAGCTTTTCAGACTTACAATGGGGTTATGTAGTGCTTTATTgctaaaaaatgtcattttggtACCTTTTTCATACAACATGAGTATTTTtagtcaattaaaaaaatgcacCTGAATCTGCACGGTGTGACCGTGCCCTAAAAGCTCTCCAAGTGACATTTTGTGCTTTAATTGCACTGTGAAATCACCTGTCTGACATGCGCTGATCGCTTTGTCATCAAATCGCTTTGTTGTTGGTTGTCTCCTAGGATACGCCATGGGATGGGGCCCGATCACCTGGTTGCTGATGTCAGAGGTGCTGCCACTGGCTGCCAGGGGCGTGGCTTCgggtctgtgtgtgactgtcagCTGGTTGACGGCCTTCATGCTCACTAACGTCTTCACCATCCTGGAGAACCAGTACGGCCTGTACGTGCCCTACCTGTTGTTTACGGTGGTGTGCGTGCTCTGTCTGCTGTTCAACGCCGTGTGCATCCCAGAGACGCGCGGCCGCTCACTGGAGGAGATCGAGAACTATTTCAGGACAGGACGCACGTTCACCATCAACCGGAGTCCTTCCACTGCACAGTCGGGCTGAGGCCTCAAGATCCATTTTATAAAAGAATGAATTACTCccatgggttagggttaggttagtaaaacagctgctgtaaagtgattttttttatttaaaacataacCATCAGCCTTAACAGTCTGAGGGCAGAGGGTTTTTAACGAACAAAATATAAAGCCCTCTGAGAAAAGGACTACAATAATTACTGAGCACATATGGAGCGATATACAGCTGAGTTCAGCAGACTGAGAACAGTTACTGCCTATACATCTCACTGACAATCATGTTATAGATAATTATATTTGTATATACAGGCCTACATGTTAATTTCTTTCTCCCCCAATGATGTAACACAATATGTATTCAGTCCAAGGTTATTGTAATTAACTTACCTcaaaccaaaaattaaaactagCTATGAAACTAGCTAACTAGCAACTTAACAAATTTAACATgaaaatatacagtaaatgccattagttttattttttgcaaattaAGTCAAAGATGTCAACACAACAAGAATGAGGAGAAATGGATCAATATGTTTGTTGACACCAGGATGTCTACATTACTGTGGATTACATTCCctcccaaaaaaagaaaactgacatCGAAgctaataataaatacaaaaacgTAATATTTATagacaaataaaaactaaactgaaacaaGCAAACCAACACTGCCTACAAACTGAAGTGAAACTGACTTGAAAACCAAAacagttaaaacaaaacaaaaataaaaatgaatgaaaaataaaaaaaatacaacctaCATTACGCTTGTTGCCTAAACACCACCATTGTTTTCAATTAGTGTGTTCTTTAACATGTATTTCTACTATAGTGACACTCTTCTGATCATATCACATACCTCAAGTTTATTTTGCATTAGTTTAACCGTGTAGCTGCTTTTCTCCTGAGCTCTTACAATCTATTAAAAACACCTTTtatcattgattttttttttttaaggttggAGGGTGTCACCTACATAGACACCATGATCAGAAAAAATCCAAATCCACTCCAAACAAGACAACTGAGTGCTTTTGCTGAGTTTGACTGGCTGtgcagagacactgcagctgtttcAGGTTATATTGTGAATGTTTTATTGATTCACAGCAGATTTCAACACATCAGCTACATGATCTAAATAGTCCATATCTattatacataaaaacaaaaaacttaatatatactgtatataagtAGAAGATATTCATCTTCTTCTCAGGGCCTAAAAAACAGGACTGAAAGTGGTGCTGCCGGCATACAAGGGTGGTTCAGCAGGCCAGGTCACATGCCGCAATGTGCCCTCAGCGTCGTAGGTTTGAGTCTGACTCACATCGGGGTCACTGCCACCCTAACCTCCTGTTGTCTGGTATCTTCACAGAATTTAAGGTGGCTAAATCACAGCAGCTAACAGATGGATGACTAAGATGTGTCTTTGTGCGTGTGACTGCACCCTACTACAGCAGCATGTTTATCAGATGCTTTATAACACATTTGGTGTGGGAATCAGATTGTTGATAACCAAGCTAGCCACTATGTTATCTAACTGAAGCTATAATCATTTATTTAGCTGAGACTAATAGAAAGATGTTGACACACTGTTAAACTTGTTCTTTAGGAACAGGAAACCATTAATCAGCTCCTTAGGCAGGACACATGCCTGAAATGATCACTGAAGTAATACCTTAGGGCGACAGccataaacacatgcacatattaCTGAAAGATACATGTTTGTGTGGCAGATGTTCATCTCTTGAGTTGATTGTGTCTGCTTGTTTGCAATGCTGGTGCAGCTGAGCTGTGTGTCGACCTTACATCAAGTATGAATCCATTCTGTCTGAGAATTTCtttgaaaatcacatttgtcctttttcaaaaaaaaatatgttaaacaCCATTAAAACTGCACAGTTTGGTGTcttatttcctttcctttttatAAAAAGCAAGACTGATAAGTTCCAACAAAAATGGTTCAAAAAGAGCTAGTCTTCAGTCTTTTATTAAAGTCATCCACTCTTTAAAATATTTACAGGCCTCTTTCCACATTGTTGAAAAATcaaaattgaaaacattatTGACTAACTACACAACACAAAATGTGTATCCATTCAAATACAGCAGCATGTTCACACTGTTCTGCACATCAATGGGTTAGAGAACTGAGACTGGTTAAAGACGTAAACTAGGTCATAGATAGACAGTCAGATGTATAAGAAGAGAGCCAGATAGCAAAGACAGCCTTAAACTTCCGTTCACTCAGTATTTATATACCTGCTGAGTCATAgcctatttttatttttgtgaaaatacaCACCTCCTCCAATCTCCTCCCTCCAACTCTCTATCGCTACCTGCCTGCTG contains:
- the slc2a6 gene encoding solute carrier family 2, facilitated glucose transporter member 6, which translates into the protein MNQTDPAADMDEETPLLNRRPASSESKISNSKLFLAVFSAVLGNFSFGYSLVYSSPVLPKLQSPDADPRLRMDPKQAAWFGSIYALGSVAGGLGAMLLNDLIGRKLSIMVSGVPSTIGYMILGGASDRWMLHVGRFLTGVAGGMTAASIPVYISEISHKKVRGALGSCPQITAVFGSLSLYALGLVVSWRWLAVAGGLPAVLMVVLLVFMPSSPRRLLSLGREQQAEKALRWLRGKDYDTQTELRDIQHSISIQGKVTWSELATPIFYRPILIAVVMRFLQQMTGITPILVYLETIFSKFNVPLEPRYDAALVGVVRIISVAIAAVLMDRAGRKALLYTSSMLMFVSSLTLTMISHTTACPPGPVPPNGTVSLDYSLQSDGGNIAAGIIPVISTMVFIFGYAMGWGPITWLLMSEVLPLAARGVASGLCVTVSWLTAFMLTNVFTILENQYGLYVPYLLFTVVCVLCLLFNAVCIPETRGRSLEEIENYFRTGRTFTINRSPSTAQSG